AAAAATGAAATACCGATATATTTTTTATCAAAATAAACCGAACATAAAAAATTGTTCGATTTAGACACTAAAACCTCATCGTTTAATGCTACACCAGGTGTTACAAGTTCTGTTACACCACGCTTTACAATATTTTTAGTTTGTTTCGGGTCTTCGAGTTGATCACAAATAGCCACACGCTCGCCAGCCTTTACCAGTTTAGGTAAATAGGTGTTTAATGAATGGTGCGGAAAACCAGCCAATTCAATCTCGCTTTCGCTACCTGCACCACGCTTGGTTAAAATAATACCTAAAATCCCTGCTGTTTTTACAGCATCGGAACCAAAGGTTTCGTAAAAATCGCCCACTCTAAACAGCAACAAAGCATCAGGATATTTAGCCTTGATGGCGTTGTACTGTTTCATTAACGGTGTTACTTTTTTACTTTTTGTTGCCAATGGTTTTCTGTTTTAGTAAGTTTGCTAAAGTAACTATTATTCTATTTTTTTTGAAGTTGAAACCATAGAAGTTATTGCTATTTGTTCACAAATTCACGAATATTATTTATTAAACCGAATATTAGAACGGAGTAAGCACACAACAGTGGCGCGTTAGGGATTAAACGACCTGTTTGAGCTCTTTTTGTGTGGTTGCACCTATGCAACACAAAAAAGCGAGTAGTGCAAGCCCGACCCTTGGGGAACGCCAAAAGAAATAAACACGTTAAATTAGACAGGTTTTCGCTTTCGCGGAAATAAAAAAATATAATGTACCATGCGTAAATTAAAAAATAACGAGCTAGACAGACTGAGTGTTGATGCTTTTAAGGAGGCTGAAAAAACACCTATTATTATTATTCTAGATAATATTAGAAGTTTAAATAATATTGGCTCGGTATTTAGAACCAGTGATGCCTTTTTGGTTGAGAAAATTTACCTCTGTGGTATTACGGCAACGCCACCACATAAGGACATCCATAAAACGGCACTTGGAAGCACGGACACCGTAGCTTGGGAACACGTTGAAAACACCATAGATTTGGTTGAAAAACTTAAAGCTGATAAAGTAAAAATCTGTTCTATTGAGCAAGCTGAAAACGCAACGATGCTTAACAATTTTACTCCAGAGGAGAATACGAAATACGCACTTGTTTTTGGTAACGAAGTTAAGGGTGTGGCACAAAATGTGGTTAGCGCTAGCGATGTGGTTATTGAGATTCCACAGTACGGCACAAAACACTCTTTGAATATTTCTGTGAGTTGTGGTGTTGTTGTTTGGGATATATTTAGTAAATTGGTAAACCAATTTAACTAACAATGAAAATTAATTTAAAATTATCCATTTTAGCAGCGCTTCTTTTCGCTGCTGCTGCAGTTTACGCGCAAGAAATCCCTATCAAACATCTCGATATGGAAATGCAAGAAAACCAGCAAGAACAAAGTAAAAACATTTTAACCGATGAGATTGACGGCGTCACCACCGAACACATTACCATTAATAGCAACATTACCCAAAAGGTAGATATTAATGACACGCACAAAACCATTTATTTATTTATAACTGGTAATGCAACATTAACTTCTGGTGGTAAAACTTACGAGATTGTACCGGAAACTATTATGTTACCGAACAGTGTTGATGATATTGAATTTAAAGCTAATGAGAACGAAACACTACATTACCTTAAAATATCGGTTTTACAAACGGAATTAGATATTGTTGATATTAAAACGTTCCCGAAAGAAAACGTAGATACTATTTACTTTAAACAGTTTACAGATTGCGAATCGTACACCGAACCTATTAAAAGTCCGCAAACAACTAGTAGAACTATATTACCTAACAAATATATACCTAGAGTAGCCATGGGAACGGTTAGAACTATTGGCCCAGATAAAGTTGGGGCACACGTACATGGTATGCTTGAACAATTATTTTTAGGTCTTACAGATAACAACAGCGTTGTTTATGCTGATGAAGCTCAGGTTGATTTTCCTGAATACTCTTTATTGCATATTCCAAGAGGTTCGAGCCACTCGGTGAGTGTAGAAGCTGATAATGAAATGTATTATGTTTGGATGGATTTCTTTGTTGATAAAGACGGAGAAGCTTGGCTAGAAACACACAACAAAGAAGAAAAATAAAAACTTCTTTTTTTAAATTAAACACATAGTGCAAACTAAGTTTTTGAAAACCTACTTTATTAATGGTTTACTAAAATTTAGTTTGCATTTTTGTTATAATGAAACCTGACAAATTTTAAATAGGTGACTAAAAAAGTTAAAAAACCATGGCCAACTAAAGATGCCATGAATCAGATTTATAAATTGAACCTTTGGGGTGGTAGTGAATTCGATTTCTATTCCGGATCTGGCTCTCACGATCCTGATATTATAAATCCGTTTTTAGATGTTTTAACCGCTTTTTTAGAATTGCACAACAGAACTTTAACAGTCTGCGATTTGGGTTGCGGTGATTTTAATATTGGAAAACAGCTTGCTCAATTCACCAAAAAATATATTGCCGTTGATATTGTTGAAAGCCTTATTGAGAGAAATAAACAAATACACCAAGCTGATAATTTAGAATTCCACTGCCTAGATCTCGCGAAAGACAAACTACCGAAGGCCGACTGTATTATTCTCCGTCAAGTATTACAGCATTTATCTAACCTAGAAATAATAAGCCTAGTTAAAAAGCTAGAACATTACAAGTTTATTATTTTAACAGAACATATACCCCTCGCTCCATTTACTCCAAATAAAGATATTATTTCTGGGCAAGGAATCAGGCTGAAACAGAATAGCGGCGTTAACTTACTAGAAGCACCTTTTAATTTAGAAGTTAAAAAAGAAACACTGCTTGATGAGTACATTTTAAATGACAAGAAAGGACGGATTGTTACAACCCTATATAAAATGTTTTAATAATCTTCCTGACATGCACACCAAATAAACAAGAAATCATAAAACGCACAACCTTCTCTCAACATCTATCTGCCACTTTAAGTAAATACATCTTCAGCAATAAACTCAATCCTTTTTTAAAAAGAAGCTAAAAGAACACTATTAAAACCGCTAATACAGAAATACTTACAAACCCAATTAAGAACTTATTGAAAAAAGCTCTATTTTTATTGAAACCTAATTAAAACGCAGAAACATTATAAAACTAAATTTGATGTTTATATCACATACGTTTTAATTAATAGTTTCAACTTTATTAATAATGACACCTAGAATTTATGGCTGATAAAAACCCAGAATCGGAACGCTTAGCAACACCTAACAATTACAAAAACTGGAAAAACTGGGGACCATATTTAGCAGAAAGACAGTGGGGAACTGTTAGAGAAGATTATAGTGAGCACGGAGAATCGTGGGAATTTATCGACCATGAAAAAGCTAGAAGTAACGCCTATAGATGGGGAGAAGAAGGTATAGGTGGTTTTTGCGATGCTAAAGAAATTCTATGTTTAGCCCCTGCTTTTTGGAATGGGCAAGACACCATTTTAAAAGAACGTCTATTTGGCCTTACCAACAACCAAGGAAACCATGGAGAAGATGTTAAAGAACTTTATTTCCATCAAGTATCCACACCAACACATTCATACAATAAGTACCTATACAAGTATCCGCATTGCAAATTTCCTTACAGCGATTTAGTAGAAGGAAATAGAAAAGGGCGAGACGAGGACGAATATGAAATATTAGACACAGGCTGCTTTAAAGACAATGCCTATTTTGATTGTTTTATTGAATACGCAAAAGGAGATATCGAAGATATTTTAATGAAGGTCACTGTTGTAAATAGAGGCTCGAAAGCAGCCGATATTCATATATTACCGCATTTATGGTTTAGAAATGTATGGAAACACAATAAAAAATTTGAACGTCCAATTATAAAATCCACAAAAGAAGGTTGTGCACAATCTAGCAGCAGTAGAAATGGAGAATATTATTTGTATCATGAAAACGGAAAACCTTTATATTGTGAAAATGAAACCAATAACGAACGTATTTATAATGTAAAAAATGAAGTTCCTTATGTTAAAGATGGTATTCACGAACACGTTGTAAATAAAAAAAACACTGTAAACCCAAAAAATACGGGTTCTAAAATGGCCGTTTGGCATAAGTTTAGCTTAAAAGCTGGCGAAGAAAAAAGTGTTAAAATACGCCTTAGCAAAAATGAAATAAATAATCCGTGGGAAGCGTTTGATTCTATTTTTGAACTAAGAAAAGCAGAATGTGAAGAATTTTATGCTGATATAATAAAAAAAGATTTACCTGAAGCAAGACAAGACCTTGCTAAAAAAGCTTTTTCAGGATTATTATGGACTAAGCAGTTTTATTATTTTGATGTTTTTAAATGGCTTTTTGGAGGACCAGGAGAAAATAAACCGAACAGAACCAACATGCGGAATTACAGTTGGCAACACCTTACCAATAGACATATTATTTCTATGCCCGACAAATGGGAATACCCTTGGTATGCCGCTTGGGATTTAGCGTTTCACATGGCCTCGTTTGTAGAAATCGACCCCTATTTCGCCAAAGATCAATTACTATTGGTATTACAAGAAAACTACATGCACCCTAACGGTCAAATCCCTGCTTACGAATGGAACTTTAGCGATGTTAACCCGCCTGTACACAGTTATGCTGTATGGAAAGTATATGAAAAGGATAAACAAAAAACAGGAAAAGGAGATCTTGAATTTTTAGAAAAAGCATTCCAAAAACTTATGATTAACTACACATGGTGGGTTAACCAAAAAGATAAAAACGGAACAGATCTATTTGAAGGCGGTTTTTTAGGCTTAGATAATATTGGTGTTTTCGACAGAAACCACATGCCCGAAGGTATCACAAGAATGCAACAAGCAGATGCTACCAGCTGGATGGCTATGTTCTCTATTAATATGTTGCGCATGTCTCTTGAGCTTGCTAAAAACAATAAAGTTTACGAAGAGCCTGCTGTTAAGTTTTTTAGACATTTTTTGAATATCGCTTGGGCCATGCACCATATTGGAAAAAAAGATATTTCACTTTGGGATGATGATGATAATTTCTATTACGATGTGGTTGAAATGGATAACGGCAGAACCGAACGACTAAGAGTTCGTTCTTTAGTAGGTGTTATCCCCATGTTTGCAGTAGAAATTATTAACAAAGATTTATTTGAAGAATTAAAAGAATTTAGAAGAAGAGCAAATAATATTATAAAAACACGACCAGATTTAGCCTCTCTAATTTCGAACTTAGAAAAAGCCAACAAAGACGGAAACTTCATGTTTTCTATTATGCGAGGCTTTAGATTAGAACACTTATTAAAACGTTTGCTGGATGAAGACGAATTTCTATCAGATTTCGGAATTCGTTCACTTTCAAAATATCATGAAAAACATCCTTTCGTATTTAACCACAATGGACACCACCAAATTCAATATGAGCCTGGAGAAAGCCGCTCTAACATGTTTGGAGGCAACTCAAATTGGCGCGGACCGATTTGGATGCCCTTAAATTACATGATTATCCAATCGTTACGTAAATACTACGAGTTTTATGGCGATGAATACACTTATGAATTTCCAACAGGTTCAGGCAACAAACTTAATCTAAAGCAAATTGCTAATGAACTAACTAAAAGATTAATAAAACTTTTTGAACCGAATGAAGATGGTAAATACCAATACCACTCAGATGATCCTGACAAGGTTTTCACTAATGATGAATATTTTAAAAAGGAACACTTTTTCTACGAATTTTTTGATGGCAATACAGGCAGAGGACTTGGAGCATCTCACCAAACAGGATGGACATCTCTTATTGCCAATTTAATTATGGAAATGGACGAGGACTAATTTCTATTTTCTGAATATATACCTACTCCATTAAGGCATCTTAACATACAGATATCTTAATGGAGTTTTTATTTTTAATTATTCACTACAAATTTCACCCAAAACCCAAAGGTAATCACTTCTGTTTGCAACAAAATCTCTATCGGAAATATCAATAATTTTCACATTAAAATCTTTCTGACTTTTTAAAAACTCTAAATATCCAGAGTTAATCTTCTCCAAATAATCGTCGGCAATATTTTGCTCGTAATCGCGTCCACGTTTTTTAATATTTTCTTGTAAACGTGTGGTGTTTTGGTATAGATAAACATAAAGCTCTGGCTTCGGGATATCCTTATACATTAAGTAAAACAACTTTCTATATAATCCATACTCATCCGTATTCAATGTTATTTTAGAAAAAATAAGCGATTTAAAAACATCATAATCGCTAACAACAAATTGCGTGAATAAATCGAGTTGTGCTAAATCTTCTGAAATTTGCTGATATCGATCTGCTAAAAAAGACATTTCTAAGGTAAACGCATAACGCTGTGCATCTTTATAAAACTTAGGTAAAAACGGATTATCTGCAAAACGCTCCATAAGTAATCTTGCATTAAAATCTTGCGCTATTTTATTTGCCAAACTGGTTTTACCCGCACCAATATTACCTTCTATTGCAATATAATTATATTTAGAAAAATCTAGGGTTTTACTAGGGTTTTTAAGCCAAATATTTAAAGGTTCTAAAACCGACTTATCTTCACAAACCTCTAACAACTCCGATACGGTTTTATTAAGTTTAGCATGCTTTAATTTAGGCGCCAAATCGTTGAGTGGCATTAAAACAAACTTACGCTTATGCATTTCTGGATGCGGAACCTGCAAAGTTTCGGTGTTTATTATTTGTTCTTCTGCAAAAACAACATCCAAATCTATTACTCGCGCTTCATACTCGTTTTTTAATTTACGAGTACGTCCTAATTCTATTTCAATAGCCAAAAGCATACCCAAAACATCATGTGGCTGTAAATCACTTTCTAAAACCAAGCAGCAATTTAAAAAATCGTCACTTTCAAAACCTAAAGCAGCAGATTTATATACTTTAGAAATTAACTTTGTATTACCAATTTGCCGAAAAATAGCATCTACGGCGTTTTGTAAATTTTTAAATTTATCGCCTTTATTACTTCCTAATGCAATATGAAATATTCTTGGTTTCGTCATAAGTATCGGCAAAATAATGAAAACTAAATGGTTTCATTGTATATTTACACGAGGTATTTATTCACAACTTTATATGACTTTAAAAGACAAACTCGCTGCCCAACGAATTTACATGCTTTTGGGAGCCTTATTTATTACCTCATTAGTAGTTTCTAATCTTATTTTTCAGAAGTTTTTTTACTGGCATCCTTTTGATGTTGAAATTTTTGGATCTAAACTTTTCGAAGTTTCTGTTGGCATACTACCCTACCCTATTACTTTTTTAATCACCGATTTAATAAGTGAAATTTATGGAAAAAAGCGCGCCAACCAAATTGTGACAGCCGGAATTTTCGCTTCGTTTTTCTCACTTTTAATTGTTTACGTTTCTAGCATTGTTCCTGCAACACCATGGTCTCCTGTAAAAGACAACATGTTTAACACCGTATTTGGAAATACCGTTTTAGCTGTATTTGCAAGCATGATGGCCTATTTATTTGCTCAATTTATAGATATTCAAATTTATCATTTCTGGAAACAACTTACAAAAGGCAAACATTTATGGCTTCGGAATAATTTTTCAACCTTCTTATCTCAATTTGTTGATACCTTTACCGTAGTTGGATTGCTTTGTGTTTTCGAAATTATTGCCTGGGATCGCTTTTTAGGTTTACTACTAAGTGGTTTTCTATTTAAAGTAATTATTGCATTTTTAGATACTCCTTTTTTATATTTAGGCGTATTTTTGTTTAGAAAACGATTCAATTTAAAAATAAACCAAGAAATAGATTTACTTTAGAATTGCGTTAAAATTAACTTAAACCCGCCCTTAATTTCATCCCCTAATCCATTTTTTACGTAAATATTTTTATAAACAGCTTATTATGAAGAAAGTTTTAAAAATCACCGGTTTCACTATACTTACCGTACTTATATTATTAATCGCGATTCCTTTTGTTTTCCAAGGAAAAATTCAAGGCATTGTAAAACAATTTATAAATGATAATGTAAATGCTCAAGTAGAATTTAGCGATGTAAGTCTAAGCTTTATCCGTAGCTTTCCTGAGGCTCACGTTGGTATAAACGATTTTGTTATTACAAATTTCGAACCTTTTAAAGGCGATACCTTGGTAGCAGCAAAATCTATTGCGTTTACCGTGTCTATCCCCGAATTATTTAAAACAGCAGGTGAAGAGCCTATTGTTGTGAATAGCATTTTTGTAGATGAAGCAATGATTACTTTAAAAACCAATGCAGAAGGACAAACCAATTACGATATTGCCAAAGCTAGCGAACCTGAAACAACAACAGACACAACTGGCAGCAGTTTTACTTTTAGCATAGACGAATACAGCATAAAAAATAGTGGTTTTGATTATATAGATGAAAGTTCTAAAATGATGATGCAAATCTCAGAGCTAAACCATACCGGAAGCGGAACTTTTTCGGGAGAAACATCGGAACTCGATACTGAAACAGAAGCCAATGTTAGCTTCACCATGGACGGCACAAATTACCTAAACCATAATGCCATAAAACTTGATGCTTTAATAGATTTAGACTTAACAAATAGCAAATACACTTTTAAAGAAAACAAAGGCTACATCAATAAATTGCCAATAGAATTTGATGGTTTTGTTCAGTTATTAGATGAAGGTCAGAATATCGATTTAACCTTTAAAAACCCAGAATCTGATTTTAAAAATTTCTTAGCCTTAATTCCAGAGACGTATTCAGGAAGTTTAGATGGCGTACAAACTAGTGGAGACTTTACTATTAATGGTATTGTAAAAGGTATTAATTCTGATAAAACCATCCCTAAATTAGATATTAATATCGCCTCGAACAATGCGTCTTTTAAATATCCCGATTTACCAAAAAGCGTAACAAACATTGTAATTAACACCTCTATAAAAAACACAACAGGCTTTTTAGACGATACTTTTGTTGACATAAAAACCTTGAACTTTAAAATAGACGACGATGTTTTTAAATCGTCTGCTAGTATAAAAAATATGACTAAAAACATGCTTGTAAGCGCCAATTTAGACGGTGTTTTAAACTTAGCTAATATCACAAAAGCATACCCTGTTGAATTGTCAAGTCCGCTTACAGGTATTTTAAAAGCAAAATTAAGCACGGCTTTTGATATGAATGCGATTGAAACTAATGCCTTTGAACGCATTAAAAGTAACGGAACTGCTAGCCTTAGTAATTTTGTGTATACTTCTGAAGATATGGCAAACCCTCTAGAAATTTCAGAAGCAGATTTAACCTTTAATCCTCAAACCGTTTCACTAAATCACTTTAAAGCAAAAACAGGTGAAAGTGATTTAAATGCTAACGGAACTATAAACAACTTACTAGGTTTTGTACTTAGTGACACAACACTAAAAGGTAATTTCGATTTAAATTCGAACCTTTTTAAAATGAGTGATTTTATGTCGGAAAGCGAAACAACTTCAACCGAAACAAAAACACAAACTCCAACAGAATCGGAAGCCTTAAAAATCCCTGCTTTTTTAGATTGCACTATAAACGCCAATGCTAAAACCGTAATTTATGATAATTTAACGTTAACCGATGTTAAAGGAAAATTATTAATAAAAGATGAAGCTGCAACGTTAAGCAACGTATCATCAAGTATTTTTGATGGAGCGCTTTCTATTTCAGGAGATGTTTCAACCAAAACAGAAACACCAACATTTAGTTTCAATTTAGGTGCTAATAACTTCGATATTTCAAAATCGTTTAAAGGTTTAGAATTACTTCAAAACTTAGCCCCTATCGCCAAAATTTTACAAGGAAAATTAAATACAACTATTAATTTATCAGGAAGTTTAGATAAAGATTTTGCTCCAAATTTAAGCACTGTTTCGGGTAATGCACTAGCAGAATTATTAACAACAAACCTATCCGAAAACGAAAGTGGCCTTTTAAGCAAACTTGATAACTCATTGAGCTTTATAGATTTTAGTAAACTCGATTTAAAAGATCTAAAAACCAAGTTAGAATTTGCCAATGGGCAAGTAAGCGTAAAACCTTTCGATTTAAAATATAAAGATATCGCTATTACGGTTTCTGGATCACACGGCTTTGATCA
The window above is part of the Algibacter sp. L3A6 genome. Proteins encoded here:
- a CDS encoding RNA methyltransferase gives rise to the protein MRKLKNNELDRLSVDAFKEAEKTPIIIILDNIRSLNNIGSVFRTSDAFLVEKIYLCGITATPPHKDIHKTALGSTDTVAWEHVENTIDLVEKLKADKVKICSIEQAENATMLNNFTPEENTKYALVFGNEVKGVAQNVVSASDVVIEIPQYGTKHSLNISVSCGVVVWDIFSKLVNQFN
- a CDS encoding cupin domain-containing protein; amino-acid sequence: MKINLKLSILAALLFAAAAVYAQEIPIKHLDMEMQENQQEQSKNILTDEIDGVTTEHITINSNITQKVDINDTHKTIYLFITGNATLTSGGKTYEIVPETIMLPNSVDDIEFKANENETLHYLKISVLQTELDIVDIKTFPKENVDTIYFKQFTDCESYTEPIKSPQTTSRTILPNKYIPRVAMGTVRTIGPDKVGAHVHGMLEQLFLGLTDNNSVVYADEAQVDFPEYSLLHIPRGSSHSVSVEADNEMYYVWMDFFVDKDGEAWLETHNKEEK
- a CDS encoding class I SAM-dependent methyltransferase; its protein translation is MTKKVKKPWPTKDAMNQIYKLNLWGGSEFDFYSGSGSHDPDIINPFLDVLTAFLELHNRTLTVCDLGCGDFNIGKQLAQFTKKYIAVDIVESLIERNKQIHQADNLEFHCLDLAKDKLPKADCIILRQVLQHLSNLEIISLVKKLEHYKFIILTEHIPLAPFTPNKDIISGQGIRLKQNSGVNLLEAPFNLEVKKETLLDEYILNDKKGRIVTTLYKMF
- a CDS encoding MGH1-like glycoside hydrolase domain-containing protein; translation: MADKNPESERLATPNNYKNWKNWGPYLAERQWGTVREDYSEHGESWEFIDHEKARSNAYRWGEEGIGGFCDAKEILCLAPAFWNGQDTILKERLFGLTNNQGNHGEDVKELYFHQVSTPTHSYNKYLYKYPHCKFPYSDLVEGNRKGRDEDEYEILDTGCFKDNAYFDCFIEYAKGDIEDILMKVTVVNRGSKAADIHILPHLWFRNVWKHNKKFERPIIKSTKEGCAQSSSSRNGEYYLYHENGKPLYCENETNNERIYNVKNEVPYVKDGIHEHVVNKKNTVNPKNTGSKMAVWHKFSLKAGEEKSVKIRLSKNEINNPWEAFDSIFELRKAECEEFYADIIKKDLPEARQDLAKKAFSGLLWTKQFYYFDVFKWLFGGPGENKPNRTNMRNYSWQHLTNRHIISMPDKWEYPWYAAWDLAFHMASFVEIDPYFAKDQLLLVLQENYMHPNGQIPAYEWNFSDVNPPVHSYAVWKVYEKDKQKTGKGDLEFLEKAFQKLMINYTWWVNQKDKNGTDLFEGGFLGLDNIGVFDRNHMPEGITRMQQADATSWMAMFSINMLRMSLELAKNNKVYEEPAVKFFRHFLNIAWAMHHIGKKDISLWDDDDNFYYDVVEMDNGRTERLRVRSLVGVIPMFAVEIINKDLFEELKEFRRRANNIIKTRPDLASLISNLEKANKDGNFMFSIMRGFRLEHLLKRLLDEDEFLSDFGIRSLSKYHEKHPFVFNHNGHHQIQYEPGESRSNMFGGNSNWRGPIWMPLNYMIIQSLRKYYEFYGDEYTYEFPTGSGNKLNLKQIANELTKRLIKLFEPNEDGKYQYHSDDPDKVFTNDEYFKKEHFFYEFFDGNTGRGLGASHQTGWTSLIANLIMEMDED
- the folK gene encoding 2-amino-4-hydroxy-6-hydroxymethyldihydropteridine diphosphokinase, with product MTKPRIFHIALGSNKGDKFKNLQNAVDAIFRQIGNTKLISKVYKSAALGFESDDFLNCCLVLESDLQPHDVLGMLLAIEIELGRTRKLKNEYEARVIDLDVVFAEEQIINTETLQVPHPEMHKRKFVLMPLNDLAPKLKHAKLNKTVSELLEVCEDKSVLEPLNIWLKNPSKTLDFSKYNYIAIEGNIGAGKTSLANKIAQDFNARLLMERFADNPFLPKFYKDAQRYAFTLEMSFLADRYQQISEDLAQLDLFTQFVVSDYDVFKSLIFSKITLNTDEYGLYRKLFYLMYKDIPKPELYVYLYQNTTRLQENIKKRGRDYEQNIADDYLEKINSGYLEFLKSQKDFNVKIIDISDRDFVANRSDYLWVLGEICSE
- a CDS encoding queuosine precursor transporter, with amino-acid sequence MTLKDKLAAQRIYMLLGALFITSLVVSNLIFQKFFYWHPFDVEIFGSKLFEVSVGILPYPITFLITDLISEIYGKKRANQIVTAGIFASFFSLLIVYVSSIVPATPWSPVKDNMFNTVFGNTVLAVFASMMAYLFAQFIDIQIYHFWKQLTKGKHLWLRNNFSTFLSQFVDTFTVVGLLCVFEIIAWDRFLGLLLSGFLFKVIIAFLDTPFLYLGVFLFRKRFNLKINQEIDLL
- a CDS encoding AsmA family protein → MKKVLKITGFTILTVLILLIAIPFVFQGKIQGIVKQFINDNVNAQVEFSDVSLSFIRSFPEAHVGINDFVITNFEPFKGDTLVAAKSIAFTVSIPELFKTAGEEPIVVNSIFVDEAMITLKTNAEGQTNYDIAKASEPETTTDTTGSSFTFSIDEYSIKNSGFDYIDESSKMMMQISELNHTGSGTFSGETSELDTETEANVSFTMDGTNYLNHNAIKLDALIDLDLTNSKYTFKENKGYINKLPIEFDGFVQLLDEGQNIDLTFKNPESDFKNFLALIPETYSGSLDGVQTSGDFTINGIVKGINSDKTIPKLDINIASNNASFKYPDLPKSVTNIVINTSIKNTTGFLDDTFVDIKTLNFKIDDDVFKSSASIKNMTKNMLVSANLDGVLNLANITKAYPVELSSPLTGILKAKLSTAFDMNAIETNAFERIKSNGTASLSNFVYTSEDMANPLEISEADLTFNPQTVSLNHFKAKTGESDLNANGTINNLLGFVLSDTTLKGNFDLNSNLFKMSDFMSESETTSTETKTQTPTESEALKIPAFLDCTINANAKTVIYDNLTLTDVKGKLLIKDEAATLSNVSSSIFDGALSISGDVSTKTETPTFSFNLGANNFDISKSFKGLELLQNLAPIAKILQGKLNTTINLSGSLDKDFAPNLSTVSGNALAELLTTNLSENESGLLSKLDNSLSFIDFSKLDLKDLKTKLEFANGQVSVKPFDLKYKDIAITVSGSHGFDQTLNYNAIFNVPAKYLGSDITALISKIDSEEANNITIPVTANIGGSYTSPTVKTDLTSGVTNLTKQLVEIEKQKLLNKGKDKVTDLIGGIISGNKTKTDSTKTEQTNAVKDVLGGILGNKTTQTDSTQTTPTNNTTNAVKNVLGGLLKKKTKDTVK